The Candidatus Koribacter versatilis Ellin345 genome has a segment encoding these proteins:
- a CDS encoding right-handed parallel beta-helix repeat-containing protein has translation MKISILFAFLACVCAAYGQPNTSFYVATTGKDSNAGTQAAPWRTIQHAADTARAGSTVNVRGGTYEELVSLHASGNASDGFITFRSYPGEAAILEAEHITPPGRTGVLTIHDQSYVRVEGFEIRNFRTAEHDLAPLGIDVMGAGSHIELLKNNVHHIQQTFEGRDGPGHGANAFGIAVYGTSAKTPITDLVIDGNEVHHLKTGSSESVVVNGNVTNFRITHNVVHDNNNIGIDVIGFEHTAPDPAVDQARDGLVSGNLVYNITSKGNPAYRNDESSDGIYVDGGTRILIEHNVVHDVDFGIELASEHKDRATSYVIARNNLVYHNHTAGVSIGGYDPQRGHTEHCTVINNTLYDDDTSATGSGEFQMQWNMADNIFANNIVYAGPQCLMTILKTEVKPGQPPANIDHNLYYCASGAKASTWKNTAATVTGFEEYSQASGNDRNSHFQDPHFVDAAAKDFHLQPDSKAIAAGAIDGMPVGALDLDGSPRTKSGNIDIGCYQRK, from the coding sequence CGTCTGCGCAGCATATGGCCAGCCGAACACATCTTTCTACGTTGCGACGACCGGGAAGGATTCAAATGCCGGCACGCAAGCAGCGCCGTGGCGCACCATTCAACATGCCGCAGACACGGCGCGCGCGGGCAGTACCGTCAACGTGCGCGGCGGAACCTACGAAGAGCTGGTGAGCCTCCACGCATCCGGCAACGCCAGCGATGGTTTCATCACGTTTCGAAGTTATCCCGGCGAGGCGGCGATCCTCGAGGCCGAGCACATCACGCCGCCCGGAAGGACCGGCGTACTGACGATTCACGACCAGAGTTATGTGCGGGTCGAAGGCTTTGAGATTCGCAACTTCCGCACCGCCGAGCATGACCTCGCTCCGCTAGGCATCGACGTAATGGGCGCGGGCTCTCACATCGAGCTGCTGAAGAACAACGTCCACCACATTCAGCAGACATTTGAAGGGCGCGATGGTCCGGGGCACGGCGCCAACGCGTTTGGCATTGCGGTGTACGGAACCAGCGCCAAAACTCCGATCACGGATTTGGTCATCGATGGCAACGAGGTGCATCACCTCAAGACCGGTTCGAGCGAGTCGGTGGTGGTGAACGGGAACGTCACCAACTTCCGCATCACGCACAACGTTGTGCACGACAACAACAACATTGGCATCGACGTCATCGGTTTCGAGCATACCGCGCCCGACCCGGCGGTGGACCAGGCGCGCGACGGGCTCGTCAGTGGCAACTTGGTTTACAACATCACCTCGAAGGGCAATCCCGCTTACCGTAACGATGAATCTTCCGACGGCATTTACGTGGACGGCGGCACCCGGATCCTTATCGAACACAACGTAGTTCACGATGTGGACTTCGGCATCGAGCTGGCGAGTGAGCACAAGGACCGCGCCACCAGCTACGTCATCGCGCGCAACAATCTCGTCTATCACAACCACACCGCCGGTGTTTCCATCGGCGGCTACGATCCGCAGCGCGGACACACCGAGCACTGCACGGTGATCAACAACACGCTCTACGACGACGACACCTCGGCCACCGGCTCCGGTGAGTTCCAGATGCAATGGAACATGGCAGACAATATTTTCGCGAATAACATCGTGTACGCCGGGCCGCAGTGCCTGATGACGATTCTCAAAACTGAAGTCAAGCCCGGCCAACCGCCCGCGAATATCGATCACAACCTCTATTACTGCGCTTCCGGTGCCAAGGCGAGCACGTGGAAAAACACTGCCGCCACTGTGACGGGATTTGAAGAGTACTCGCAGGCCAGCGGCAATGACCGCAATTCGCATTTTCAGGATCCCCATTTTGTCGACGCTGCCGCGAAGGACTTCCACCTGCAGCCAGACTCTAAGGCCATCGCCGCAGGAGCCATTGACGGAATGCCGGTGGGAGCACTGGATCTTGACGGCTCGCCGCGGACGAAATCTGGCAACATCGACATCGGCTGCTACCAACGAAAATAG